Proteins encoded in a region of the Thunnus maccoyii chromosome 4, fThuMac1.1, whole genome shotgun sequence genome:
- the LOC121896207 gene encoding PHD finger protein 20-like isoform X1, translated as MNDAELSAASSPLQMKTPPDRSGITFEVGAQLQARDRHKNWYPATIEKIDYDKERVLIHYRQWSRRHDEWFQWNSQYLRPLERVSLRRQGLNQPRAPPLFVSGTKVLACWTDCRFYPAKILRVNKDESYTVRFYDGVVRTVKPTKVKPFQKKSRSEKSAVGSEGWEEGESEEEEEGGERGEEEEEEEEEKKKKEEEEEEEEKVTSEDKEGAAEGEEGERKRKAEPSSSHPPAKKKTDDSRNSGTQNQPITADSSQPALPNPAHVDRDVLLERQAHLPTTHKFSREPLYRVIKNQPPPILSIELDHNPFKCPAAGCTKSFRKASLLHYHIKYYHSDQQLDERGGEHETPRRKRPLSEGSDFLSDMKSDNQSSTCHRDDREHSAMATEVKKDGGREKTEGQDRKERKNFLRVKLKKKKKKKKKSQSGLGSSDDENSDQPAITVKLTGHHGTHTQADDGSDWSTLTAESGEDTSSWPVATETEECEVVRCVCEVDEENDFMIQCESCLCWQHGTCMGLYEDNIPHNYICYYCRHTAGWRRAQRYLSEPDLLISGHMFGLSCVKENYSEINAAKISHTTTLLAHTHGLNQVLSGLQLKISLLHSPSHPDLQLWRLPWRREEEGQKPTAGPRGETPICYVSSEHCYQKPGASWEKAEQTAGLKQEQDAEQTEIKLEVVDDKPIDTSDDKNTNTHAETYGDISVKREKHTGSDEHTHAHAHTQTQTPEPRPASMAVAECQLNLLEHVESVHHQISARMDLIERELDVLESWLDHSGELEPPDPLSRLPQLKQRIRRLLRDLCTVRHLSVCR; from the exons ATGAACGACGCAGAGCTCTCGGCCGCCTCCTCTCCCCTGCAG ATGAAGACTCCTCCGGACAGATCGGGGATCACCTTCGAGGTCGGAGCTCAGCTGCAGGCCCGAGACCGCCACAAGAACTG GTACCCAGCCACCATCGAGAAAATCGACTATGACAAAGAGCGAGTGCTGATCCACTACCGGCAGTGGAGCCGTCGTCATGACGAATGGTTCCAGTGGAACTCGCAGTACCTGCGTCCGCTGGAGCGCGTCAGTCTGAGGAGGCAGGGCCTGAATCAACCACGTGCACCACCG ttgtttgtttcaGGTACGAAGGTTCTGGCCTGTTGGACAGACTGTCGTTTCTACCCGGCCAAGATCCTCAGAGTCAACAAGGACG aatCCTACACAGTGCGTTTCTACGACGGCGTTGTTCGGACTGTGAAGCCCACGAAGGTCAAACCCTTCCAGAAA AAGTCCAGATCTGAGAAGAGCGCAGTGGGAAGCGAGGGatgggaggaaggagagagtgaggaggaggaggaaggaggagaaagaggagaggaggaggaggaggaggaggaggagaagaagaagaaggaggaagaagaagaagaggaggagaaggtgacATCAGAGGACAAGGAAGGAGCTgctgagggggaggagggggagaggaagaggaaggcagAACCTTCATCCTCCCATCCACCAGCCAAGAAGAAAACAGATGACA GTAGAAACAGTGGAACTCAgaatcagccaatcacagctgacTCGTCCCAGCCGGCTCTCCCAAACCCCGCCCACGTGGACAGAG aTGTCCTGTTGGAGCGTCAGGCCCACCTGCCCACCACACACAAATTCAGCAGAGAACCAT tgtacAGGGTGATAAAGAACCAGCCTCCTCCCATCCTCTCCATTGAGTTGGACCACAACCCGTTCAAGTGTCCGGCGGCGGGCTGCACCAAATCGTTCAGGAAGGCGAGTCTGCTGCACTACCACATCAAGTACTACCACTCGGACCAGCAGCTGGACGAGCGAGGCGGCGAGCACGAGACACCGAG GAGGAAGCGGCCGTTGTCTGAGGGAAGCGACTTCCTGTCAGACATGAAGAGTGACAATCAGAGTAGCACCTGTCACCGTGACGACAGAGAGCACAGCGCCATGGCAACAG AGGTGAAGAAGgacggagggagagagaaaacagaaggacaggacaggaaggagaggaaaaactTCCTGAGAGTCaaactaaagaagaagaaaaagaagaagaagaagagtcagTCAG gACTCGGCAGCAGCGACGATGAGAACTCAGACCAACCTGCGATCACTGTGAAGCTGACCGGACACcacggcacacacacacaag CTGATGACGGCAGCGATTGGTCGACACTAACGGCAGAGAGCGGCGAGGATACGTCCTCTTGGCCCGTCGCTACGGAGACAGAGGAGTGTGAGGTGGTGAGGTGTGTGTGCGAGGTGGACGAGGAGAACGACTTCATGatccag tgtgagtCGTGTCTGTGTTGGCAGCACGGCACCTGTATGGGTTTATATGAAGACAACATCCCACACAACTACATCTGCTACTACTGCAGACACACCGCAG GTTGGAGGCGGGCTCAGCGTTACCTGTCGGAGCCTGATTTGCTGATATCGGGTCACATGTTTGGTCTTTCGTGCGTGAAGGAGAACTACTCTGAGATCAACGCCGCCAAGATCTCCCACACCACCACCCTCCTGGCACACACGCACGGTCTCAATCAGGTCCTCAGCGGGCTGCAGCTCAAAATCAGCCTGTTACA CTCCCCTTCGCACCCCGACCTGCAGCTGTGGCGGTTGCCTTGGAGAcgagaggaggaggggcagaAACCGACAGCCGGTCCGAGAGGTGAGACCCCCATCTGTTACGTCAGCAGCGAGCACTGCTACCAGAAGCCCGGAGCATCATGGGAAAAAGCAGAGCAGACGGCCGGACTGAAGCAGGAGCAGGACGCCGAGCAGACG gaaataaagctggaAGTCGTCGACGACAAACCGATCGACACCTCTGacgataaaaacacaaacacacacgcagaaacGTACGGTGACATCAGcgtaaaaagagagaaacacacaggcagcgacgaacacacacacgcacacgctcacacacaaacacaaacaccggAGCCGCGGCCGGCGTCGATGGCGGTGGCCGAGTGTCAGCTGAACCTGCTGGAGCACGTCGAGTCTGTTCACCACCAGATCAGCGCCAGGATGGACCTGATAGAGCGAGAGCTGGacg
- the LOC121896207 gene encoding PHD finger protein 20-like isoform X2, giving the protein MKTPPDRSGITFEVGAQLQARDRHKNWYPATIEKIDYDKERVLIHYRQWSRRHDEWFQWNSQYLRPLERVSLRRQGLNQPRAPPLFVSGTKVLACWTDCRFYPAKILRVNKDESYTVRFYDGVVRTVKPTKVKPFQKKSRSEKSAVGSEGWEEGESEEEEEGGERGEEEEEEEEEKKKKEEEEEEEEKVTSEDKEGAAEGEEGERKRKAEPSSSHPPAKKKTDDSRNSGTQNQPITADSSQPALPNPAHVDRDVLLERQAHLPTTHKFSREPLYRVIKNQPPPILSIELDHNPFKCPAAGCTKSFRKASLLHYHIKYYHSDQQLDERGGEHETPRRKRPLSEGSDFLSDMKSDNQSSTCHRDDREHSAMATEVKKDGGREKTEGQDRKERKNFLRVKLKKKKKKKKKSQSGLGSSDDENSDQPAITVKLTGHHGTHTQADDGSDWSTLTAESGEDTSSWPVATETEECEVVRCVCEVDEENDFMIQCESCLCWQHGTCMGLYEDNIPHNYICYYCRHTAGWRRAQRYLSEPDLLISGHMFGLSCVKENYSEINAAKISHTTTLLAHTHGLNQVLSGLQLKISLLHSPSHPDLQLWRLPWRREEEGQKPTAGPRGETPICYVSSEHCYQKPGASWEKAEQTAGLKQEQDAEQTEIKLEVVDDKPIDTSDDKNTNTHAETYGDISVKREKHTGSDEHTHAHAHTQTQTPEPRPASMAVAECQLNLLEHVESVHHQISARMDLIERELDVLESWLDHSGELEPPDPLSRLPQLKQRIRRLLRDLCTVRHLSVCR; this is encoded by the exons ATGAAGACTCCTCCGGACAGATCGGGGATCACCTTCGAGGTCGGAGCTCAGCTGCAGGCCCGAGACCGCCACAAGAACTG GTACCCAGCCACCATCGAGAAAATCGACTATGACAAAGAGCGAGTGCTGATCCACTACCGGCAGTGGAGCCGTCGTCATGACGAATGGTTCCAGTGGAACTCGCAGTACCTGCGTCCGCTGGAGCGCGTCAGTCTGAGGAGGCAGGGCCTGAATCAACCACGTGCACCACCG ttgtttgtttcaGGTACGAAGGTTCTGGCCTGTTGGACAGACTGTCGTTTCTACCCGGCCAAGATCCTCAGAGTCAACAAGGACG aatCCTACACAGTGCGTTTCTACGACGGCGTTGTTCGGACTGTGAAGCCCACGAAGGTCAAACCCTTCCAGAAA AAGTCCAGATCTGAGAAGAGCGCAGTGGGAAGCGAGGGatgggaggaaggagagagtgaggaggaggaggaaggaggagaaagaggagaggaggaggaggaggaggaggaggagaagaagaagaaggaggaagaagaagaagaggaggagaaggtgacATCAGAGGACAAGGAAGGAGCTgctgagggggaggagggggagaggaagaggaaggcagAACCTTCATCCTCCCATCCACCAGCCAAGAAGAAAACAGATGACA GTAGAAACAGTGGAACTCAgaatcagccaatcacagctgacTCGTCCCAGCCGGCTCTCCCAAACCCCGCCCACGTGGACAGAG aTGTCCTGTTGGAGCGTCAGGCCCACCTGCCCACCACACACAAATTCAGCAGAGAACCAT tgtacAGGGTGATAAAGAACCAGCCTCCTCCCATCCTCTCCATTGAGTTGGACCACAACCCGTTCAAGTGTCCGGCGGCGGGCTGCACCAAATCGTTCAGGAAGGCGAGTCTGCTGCACTACCACATCAAGTACTACCACTCGGACCAGCAGCTGGACGAGCGAGGCGGCGAGCACGAGACACCGAG GAGGAAGCGGCCGTTGTCTGAGGGAAGCGACTTCCTGTCAGACATGAAGAGTGACAATCAGAGTAGCACCTGTCACCGTGACGACAGAGAGCACAGCGCCATGGCAACAG AGGTGAAGAAGgacggagggagagagaaaacagaaggacaggacaggaaggagaggaaaaactTCCTGAGAGTCaaactaaagaagaagaaaaagaagaagaagaagagtcagTCAG gACTCGGCAGCAGCGACGATGAGAACTCAGACCAACCTGCGATCACTGTGAAGCTGACCGGACACcacggcacacacacacaag CTGATGACGGCAGCGATTGGTCGACACTAACGGCAGAGAGCGGCGAGGATACGTCCTCTTGGCCCGTCGCTACGGAGACAGAGGAGTGTGAGGTGGTGAGGTGTGTGTGCGAGGTGGACGAGGAGAACGACTTCATGatccag tgtgagtCGTGTCTGTGTTGGCAGCACGGCACCTGTATGGGTTTATATGAAGACAACATCCCACACAACTACATCTGCTACTACTGCAGACACACCGCAG GTTGGAGGCGGGCTCAGCGTTACCTGTCGGAGCCTGATTTGCTGATATCGGGTCACATGTTTGGTCTTTCGTGCGTGAAGGAGAACTACTCTGAGATCAACGCCGCCAAGATCTCCCACACCACCACCCTCCTGGCACACACGCACGGTCTCAATCAGGTCCTCAGCGGGCTGCAGCTCAAAATCAGCCTGTTACA CTCCCCTTCGCACCCCGACCTGCAGCTGTGGCGGTTGCCTTGGAGAcgagaggaggaggggcagaAACCGACAGCCGGTCCGAGAGGTGAGACCCCCATCTGTTACGTCAGCAGCGAGCACTGCTACCAGAAGCCCGGAGCATCATGGGAAAAAGCAGAGCAGACGGCCGGACTGAAGCAGGAGCAGGACGCCGAGCAGACG gaaataaagctggaAGTCGTCGACGACAAACCGATCGACACCTCTGacgataaaaacacaaacacacacgcagaaacGTACGGTGACATCAGcgtaaaaagagagaaacacacaggcagcgacgaacacacacacgcacacgctcacacacaaacacaaacaccggAGCCGCGGCCGGCGTCGATGGCGGTGGCCGAGTGTCAGCTGAACCTGCTGGAGCACGTCGAGTCTGTTCACCACCAGATCAGCGCCAGGATGGACCTGATAGAGCGAGAGCTGGacg